The proteins below are encoded in one region of Sulfitobacter sp. SK012:
- a CDS encoding glycosyltransferase family 2 protein has product MQTAAAVTMVRDDAFFMRAWLRHYGNLLGRENCYVINHGRGEQVAELAQGCNVIGIPGDPHKNFDIKRWGLLNNLVGGLRRYYRHVIVGDVDELVVVDPDAGLNLREFLEEAAEGRVLTPLGLEVIHRVDLETDAIDETILGPRSHVRPAPHYSKPCIVSTPTKLSRGGHFAQERKIYTPDVLYLMHLKFCDFDNYAEAMDRRNAITQEVGGDIKEASIGRHWYSEARGEDRAVFDAFADLELVEGFDMRPLRRKMHRSFKPRGDTGYYQFDRPDHGTQYVLPDRFDGVI; this is encoded by the coding sequence ATGCAGACAGCGGCTGCGGTAACGATGGTGCGCGACGACGCGTTTTTTATGCGCGCTTGGTTGCGCCATTATGGCAATCTGTTGGGACGTGAAAACTGCTACGTGATCAACCACGGGCGGGGCGAGCAGGTGGCTGAACTGGCACAAGGGTGCAACGTGATCGGCATTCCTGGCGATCCGCACAAGAATTTTGACATCAAGCGTTGGGGGCTTTTGAACAACCTCGTTGGCGGGTTGCGCCGGTATTACCGCCACGTGATTGTAGGCGATGTGGACGAATTGGTGGTTGTCGATCCGGACGCGGGTTTGAATTTGCGTGAGTTTCTCGAAGAAGCGGCAGAGGGTCGGGTACTGACACCTTTGGGGTTGGAGGTGATTCACCGCGTTGATCTTGAAACGGATGCCATCGATGAGACAATCCTTGGCCCACGCAGTCACGTCCGCCCGGCGCCGCATTATTCCAAACCTTGTATCGTTTCGACCCCGACTAAACTCTCGCGGGGCGGCCATTTTGCGCAGGAACGCAAGATCTATACGCCAGATGTGCTGTATCTGATGCACCTGAAGTTTTGCGATTTTGACAATTACGCAGAAGCCATGGATCGCCGCAATGCCATCACCCAAGAAGTTGGCGGTGATATCAAAGAGGCCTCGATTGGTCGACATTGGTATTCAGAAGCGCGCGGCGAAGATCGCGCTGTTTTTGATGCTTTTGCTGATCTGGAACTGGTAGAGGGCTTTGACATGCGCCCGCTGCGCCGCAAGATGCATCGCAGTTTCAAGCCTCGTGGTGACACCGGATATTATCAATTCGACCGACCTGACCATGGGACGCAATATGTCCTGCCGGATCGATTTGACGGCGTGATCTAA
- a CDS encoding alpha/beta fold hydrolase, translated as MTATIIPGFSGHVADANGQQIAYARGGSGPAVLLLHGFPQTHAMWHAIAPILAEHFTVIAADLRGYGASSKPDGAENYSFREMAGDQVALMAALGFDQFHLVGHDRGARTAHRLALDHEAAVKSLTVMDIVPTHLLLDELSTRVARAYYHWFFLAQPAPFPETLIGHDPDAYYESCLLGWGAAQLSDFDPAALEAYRSAWREPAAIAGMCNDYRAALDVDFDHDIVDLARRVKAPSLVMYGADGAMAKAYDVPATWADRLADMRSVAVPGGHFFPDQHPNKTAHALLDFLR; from the coding sequence ATGACGGCGACGATCATCCCTGGCTTTTCGGGCCATGTGGCCGATGCGAACGGCCAACAGATCGCCTATGCGCGTGGTGGCAGTGGCCCGGCGGTTCTGCTGCTGCACGGATTTCCGCAAACCCATGCCATGTGGCACGCCATCGCGCCGATCCTAGCCGAGCATTTTACGGTGATTGCGGCCGATTTGCGCGGCTATGGGGCCAGCAGCAAACCTGACGGGGCCGAAAATTACAGTTTTCGCGAGATGGCCGGCGATCAGGTGGCGCTGATGGCCGCGCTGGGGTTTGATCAGTTTCATCTGGTTGGCCACGACCGGGGCGCACGGACGGCGCACCGACTGGCACTGGATCATGAAGCCGCCGTAAAGAGCCTGACAGTGATGGATATTGTCCCGACGCATTTGCTGCTTGATGAACTCAGCACGCGGGTCGCACGCGCTTATTACCATTGGTTTTTTCTCGCTCAACCTGCTCCGTTCCCAGAAACTCTGATTGGCCATGACCCTGATGCCTATTATGAGAGCTGCCTGTTGGGTTGGGGTGCTGCACAGCTGTCAGATTTCGACCCTGCCGCGCTGGAGGCCTACCGCTCAGCCTGGCGCGAACCCGCTGCTATCGCGGGCATGTGCAACGATTACCGCGCGGCGCTGGACGTGGATTTCGACCATGACATCGTTGATCTGGCCCGACGTGTCAAAGCCCCGTCCTTGGTGATGTACGGTGCCGATGGGGCCATGGCAAAAGCCTATGATGTACCTGCAACATGGGCAGATAGACTGGCTGATATGCGCAGTGTCGCGGTCCCCGGCGGGCATTTCTTTCCTGATCAGCACCCGAACAAAACGGCCCATGCGCTCTTGGATTTCTTGCGTTAG
- a CDS encoding M20/M25/M40 family metallo-hydrolase, whose protein sequence is MSLDAVLSQIDDDLPHALERLLDLLRIKSISTDPAFKGDCDSAADWLVADLATLGIDAEKRPTPGHPMVVGHVGPENGKPHLLFYGHYDVQPVDPLNLWDCDPFDPQIEDTKAGRVIRGRGSSDDKGQLMTFIEALRAWKAVKGDWPCRITFFFEGEEESGSPSLVPFMKDNAEELKSDIALICDTGLFESRTPAIVTMLRGLLGEELTITAPDKDLHSGMYGGIAMNPIRVLTRIIASLHDDQGRVTVPGFYDDVPDLPDDLEAQWQGLSFDHAKFLGDVGLSHPAGEQDRTPLEMIWSRPTCDVNGIWGGYEGDGFKTVLPSKAHAKISFRLVGNQNAPAIRESFRAMVEGMLPPDCTAEWKGHGASGASAVETSDPMFEAARKALSEEWGIPAAYVGCGGSIPIGGHFQTILGTEPMLVGFGKDDDQIHSPNEKYDVESFHKGIRSWARILDAVT, encoded by the coding sequence ATGTCCCTTGATGCCGTTTTATCCCAGATTGACGATGACCTGCCCCATGCGTTGGAGCGCCTGCTAGACCTGCTGCGCATCAAGTCGATCTCAACCGATCCTGCCTTCAAGGGCGATTGCGACAGCGCAGCCGATTGGCTGGTGGCTGACCTTGCCACACTGGGCATCGACGCGGAAAAGCGCCCTACCCCGGGTCATCCGATGGTTGTGGGCCATGTGGGCCCGGAAAACGGCAAACCGCATCTGCTTTTTTACGGTCACTATGATGTTCAACCGGTCGATCCGCTGAACCTCTGGGATTGTGACCCGTTTGATCCGCAGATTGAGGACACAAAAGCGGGCCGCGTTATCCGGGGGCGTGGATCATCCGATGACAAAGGCCAGTTGATGACGTTTATCGAGGCATTGCGCGCATGGAAGGCTGTTAAAGGCGATTGGCCGTGCCGCATTACGTTCTTTTTTGAGGGCGAAGAAGAATCAGGTTCGCCGTCCTTGGTGCCTTTCATGAAAGATAACGCTGAAGAGTTGAAATCAGACATCGCTCTGATTTGTGACACCGGCCTTTTTGAAAGCCGCACACCCGCCATCGTCACCATGCTGCGCGGGTTGTTGGGCGAAGAGTTGACCATCACAGCACCTGATAAGGACCTCCATTCGGGCATGTATGGTGGCATTGCGATGAACCCCATTCGCGTTTTGACACGCATCATTGCGTCCCTGCATGACGATCAAGGGCGCGTGACCGTGCCCGGTTTCTACGACGACGTCCCTGACCTGCCCGATGATCTTGAGGCACAGTGGCAGGGACTTTCGTTTGATCACGCCAAATTCCTTGGCGATGTGGGTCTTTCGCATCCCGCCGGCGAACAGGACCGCACGCCACTAGAGATGATCTGGTCGCGGCCTACCTGTGATGTGAACGGCATTTGGGGTGGCTATGAGGGCGACGGGTTCAAAACGGTTTTGCCCTCAAAGGCCCATGCGAAGATCAGCTTTCGCCTTGTGGGCAACCAAAACGCCCCTGCGATCCGCGAAAGTTTCCGTGCGATGGTTGAGGGCATGTTGCCACCAGATTGCACCGCCGAATGGAAAGGCCACGGTGCCAGCGGCGCATCCGCGGTTGAAACATCCGACCCAATGTTTGAGGCCGCACGCAAAGCGCTCAGCGAAGAATGGGGCATCCCGGCAGCCTATGTGGGCTGCGGCGGTTCAATCCCGATCGGAGGTCATTTCCAGACCATATTGGGCACCGAACCAATGCTGGTAGGCTTCGGCAAGGATGACGACCAAATCCACTCACCGAATGAAAAATACGACGTTGAGAGTTTTCACAAAGGCATCCGCAGCTGGGCACGGATTCTCGACGCTGTGACATAA